From Amycolatopsis sp. cg9, one genomic window encodes:
- a CDS encoding pentapeptide repeat-containing protein: MTERGDSTPTHPVTTETSGLPESGVPSTRPVLHPIPRWVIAAGVPVMLAVAGGAAWLLLGRGATTGQLDALRTAGALGIGLGGLVGLWLAVRRQRSAELDLLHKYETHQLAVRVAAQNQAVADRAAAHAEHDAHERRLTELYLKAVEQLGSDKAAVRHGGLYALERVAQNNPDQRQTIVDVICAYLRTPHALPGASGSPRLGVRRPLMTSTSARTTVAQQKLDSASGTLTRAQADSEARQEREVRLTAQRLLCRHLRPGHGEHPDASFWDGINLDLNGAVLYVFDFRHCAVNEAWFIGARFVENANFEDAKFSGNAWFIDSKFANKAYFKAVEFAGIAAFDDVEVAGYAQFSYAKFDADAGFREVKFSGNTSFAGAKFSGGTGFTGARFAGGISFNGARFAGDVYMDEVEFACEAFFGDVTFGDLVRIDETTFARGVPPGVAPFADQGTGSETQLNLHGHSDRSGDMPD; encoded by the coding sequence GTGACGGAACGAGGGGACTCCACGCCAACCCATCCAGTAACCACCGAGACCTCCGGCCTGCCGGAGTCGGGCGTGCCATCGACACGGCCGGTGCTACACCCGATTCCGCGCTGGGTGATCGCGGCCGGCGTTCCAGTGATGCTCGCTGTCGCGGGTGGAGCGGCATGGCTGCTGCTGGGCCGCGGCGCGACGACGGGCCAGTTGGACGCGTTGCGGACCGCCGGAGCGCTCGGTATCGGGCTCGGCGGGTTGGTCGGGCTGTGGCTGGCGGTCCGCCGGCAGCGCTCCGCCGAGCTGGACCTGTTGCATAAGTATGAGACCCACCAGTTGGCCGTGCGTGTGGCGGCACAGAACCAGGCCGTCGCTGACCGCGCCGCAGCGCACGCCGAGCACGACGCGCACGAACGACGGCTCACCGAGCTGTACCTGAAAGCCGTCGAGCAACTCGGCTCCGACAAAGCCGCAGTTCGCCATGGCGGTCTCTACGCTCTGGAACGGGTCGCGCAGAACAACCCTGACCAGCGGCAGACCATCGTCGACGTGATCTGCGCTTACCTTCGTACACCCCATGCGCTGCCGGGCGCATCAGGCTCCCCTCGACTAGGCGTACGGCGCCCGCTAATGACTTCCACCTCAGCGAGAACAACCGTTGCGCAGCAGAAACTCGACAGCGCATCCGGAACGCTCACCCGGGCCCAGGCCGACAGTGAAGCCCGGCAAGAACGCGAGGTCCGGCTGACTGCGCAACGACTTCTCTGCCGCCACCTGCGTCCCGGGCACGGAGAGCACCCGGATGCCAGCTTCTGGGATGGCATCAACCTCGACCTCAACGGCGCTGTCCTTTACGTCTTCGACTTCAGGCACTGTGCGGTCAACGAGGCGTGGTTCATCGGTGCAAGGTTCGTCGAGAATGCCAACTTCGAAGATGCGAAGTTTTCCGGGAATGCGTGGTTCATAGATTCGAAGTTCGCGAATAAGGCATATTTCAAGGCTGTTGAATTCGCGGGAATTGCCGCCTTCGATGATGTGGAGGTGGCCGGATATGCCCAATTTAGTTATGCAAAGTTCGACGCGGACGCAGGCTTTCGTGAAGTGAAATTTTCTGGAAACACATCGTTTGCCGGTGCGAAATTCAGTGGAGGCACTGGATTTACTGGGGCAAGGTTCGCTGGTGGAATTAGTTTTAACGGCGCAAGATTTGCGGGAGATGTCTACATGGACGAGGTAGAGTTCGCTTGCGAAGCCTTTTTTGGTGATGTGACATTCGGCGACTTGGTCAGAATCGATGAAACAACATTCGCGCGGGGAGTTCCACCCGGTGTAGCGCCGTTCGCCGACCAGGGCACCGGGAGCGAAACCCAGTTGAATTTGCATGGTCACAGCGATCGCAGCGGCGACATGCCGGACTAA
- a CDS encoding PIN domain-containing protein — MTSSPAPEPYARRLLTELTDIHAAFAEILSASEIINVDPNRPGSGVLFIGHPTWGWAPSPDVLEADRMSLLRRVRDWEPRFRLLFPHPTPIVRERLDSNFQLLESWLVRTSGAHDVPPTLNEAVRQLAKTVDGLGGLTNLLPADEYTTRLTVDTNTLIDNPDLAVHVSTLGAKYMVHLLPVVLREIDDLKRGGRTQDLREAAKRAERRLKGLRNNGNVQSGVRVAGEVWAVFEHIEPKNDRLPSWLDLSVPDDRFVASTLLLQSDHPGSAVYVATGDINLQTKLAAVGLPYVELP, encoded by the coding sequence ATGACCAGCTCACCTGCACCCGAGCCGTACGCGCGACGCCTGCTGACCGAGCTGACCGACATCCACGCCGCCTTCGCCGAGATCCTGTCGGCCTCCGAGATCATCAACGTCGATCCGAATCGCCCTGGCAGCGGCGTGCTGTTCATCGGCCACCCGACCTGGGGATGGGCACCGAGCCCAGATGTTCTCGAGGCCGATCGGATGTCGTTGCTGCGCCGAGTCCGTGACTGGGAGCCGCGATTCCGGCTGCTCTTTCCCCACCCGACCCCCATCGTCCGGGAGCGGCTGGACTCAAACTTCCAACTTTTGGAATCCTGGCTGGTCAGGACAAGCGGCGCGCACGACGTCCCGCCGACCCTGAACGAGGCTGTCCGCCAGCTGGCGAAGACAGTGGACGGTCTCGGTGGCCTGACCAACCTTCTTCCCGCCGACGAGTACACGACCCGGCTCACCGTCGACACCAACACCCTCATCGACAACCCGGACCTGGCCGTACACGTCAGCACGCTCGGCGCCAAGTACATGGTCCACCTGCTCCCGGTCGTCCTCCGCGAGATCGACGACCTCAAGCGTGGCGGCAGGACGCAAGACCTACGCGAGGCAGCCAAGCGTGCCGAACGACGGCTCAAAGGCCTGCGCAACAACGGAAACGTTCAGAGCGGTGTACGTGTTGCCGGCGAGGTGTGGGCGGTGTTCGAGCACATCGAGCCGAAGAACGATCGACTTCCCTCCTGGCTGGACCTGAGCGTGCCCGACGACCGGTTCGTTGCTTCCACTCTCCTGCTGCAGTCCGATCATCCAGGATCGGCGGTCTACGTCGCCACCGGCGACATCAACTTGCAGACCAAGCTCGCCGCCGTCGGCCTGCCGTACGTCGAACTGCCCTGA
- a CDS encoding NUDIX domain-containing protein produces the protein MRIQELPLCAVAVDLAILTVREQTLQALVIERATPPHQGVAALPGGFLLAGETLDDAAHRKLTQETGLDVTHLHIRQLHAYSDPGRDPRGRIVSVLYVALLPDLPLPAAGGGAATATWRPAEELLAQPDELAFDHHQMLGDAVEHARDSLSDTTVATTFCPPEFTIAELRTVYEVIWGTRLDPSNFHRKVTRAEDFLIPTGKKTATDGGRPAALFRAGPATRLHPALQRERHPKTP, from the coding sequence ATGAGGATCCAGGAGCTGCCCCTGTGCGCGGTCGCGGTCGACTTGGCGATTCTCACGGTCCGCGAGCAGACACTGCAGGCCTTGGTCATCGAGCGCGCCACCCCGCCTCACCAGGGAGTAGCCGCCCTTCCGGGCGGTTTCCTGCTGGCCGGGGAGACGCTGGACGATGCCGCTCACCGCAAGCTGACCCAGGAGACCGGCCTGGATGTCACGCACCTGCACATCCGCCAGCTGCACGCCTACAGCGACCCCGGCCGCGATCCCCGCGGCCGGATCGTGTCCGTCCTCTACGTCGCGTTGCTGCCCGACCTTCCCCTGCCTGCCGCCGGTGGCGGCGCCGCGACCGCGACCTGGCGGCCCGCCGAGGAGTTGCTGGCCCAGCCGGACGAGCTGGCGTTCGATCACCACCAGATGCTCGGCGACGCCGTCGAGCACGCCCGCGACAGCCTCTCCGACACGACTGTGGCCACCACGTTCTGCCCACCGGAATTCACCATCGCCGAACTCCGCACGGTCTACGAGGTCATCTGGGGCACCAGGCTGGATCCCTCGAACTTCCACCGCAAGGTCACCCGCGCCGAGGACTTCCTCATCCCGACCGGCAAAAAGACCGCCACCGACGGCGGCCGACCGGCCGCACTGTTCCGCGCCGGACCGGCCACCCGGCTGCACCCCGCCCTGCAACGCGAACGCCACCCGAAAACCCCATAA
- a CDS encoding tetratricopeptide repeat protein: MTTSNDTVLGTAVICTALDVEYRAVREHLDGPLDEREKNGTLYQVGTFATGHGRWVVALAQTGAGNTQAGIELERAISVFHPQIVLFVGVAGGRKDVDPGDVVVADEIYDYESGKDTASEFLPRIKTKAPAHRLIARAKALARDDAWQHRILPTTPQPLPKAVIKPIAAGSKVIADQNAATARYLATYCGDAAAVEMEGYGFLHGAYVNDTVQALVVRGISDLLSGKTETADAHWQPTASCHAAAFAFELLARHTTRPTPSPGAIPQQLLAPPARFVGRADQLAELDRALTTPEGSSPGAGPGGGPTAVISAIGGTGGIGKTWLALTWAHRHLERFPDGQLFVDLHGFSPTGEPVHPTTAVRGFLDALGVEEPAHRIPIDLDAQAALYRSKVAGRRMLIVLDNAATSDQVAPLLPGSPSCTVLVTSRHRLASLIDRHGARHLSLDVLTPEEAHGLLAARLGADRVAAEPEAVDELIKLCGGHPLALSITARTAGTRPDVALAEAAAELRDLGLEALDHDTDPAASLPTVLSWSLRYLTDTQRTVFALLGIAPGPDTTPPATAALTGLPDPLARRTLSGLENASLLERRQGGRYAMHDLIRRYATDTAHTTLPEQAREAALTRVGDFHLHTAHAADRLLDPHRALVRIGAPAPGVHPHPLPDTTAALVWLDAEHATLLATQRTAATLGHHHTVWHLAWNLDTFHQRRGHRHDAVTTWQAALDATDHLPDPTIRSRTHRNLGRACSLLGLHEQATTHLAQALELALRHHDPNEQAHTHRILAITWERRGDDRQALEHAHHALDFYRALDQPVWEAYALNAAGWLAARLGRFDTAREHCQAALTLHRHHHDPNGEADTLDSLAYIAHHTGDHHQALDQYHHALTLNRDLGYASRVAGNLESVGHSHAALGRHEQARTVWREALQLYRDQGRDADAERVQHQLDDLDHT, translated from the coding sequence ATGACCACCAGCAACGACACCGTGCTGGGCACCGCGGTGATCTGCACTGCCCTGGACGTCGAGTACCGCGCAGTCCGCGAGCACCTGGACGGCCCCCTCGACGAACGCGAGAAGAACGGCACCCTCTACCAGGTCGGCACCTTCGCAACCGGCCACGGACGCTGGGTCGTCGCACTCGCGCAGACCGGAGCCGGAAACACCCAGGCCGGGATCGAACTCGAACGCGCGATCTCGGTGTTCCACCCGCAGATCGTCCTGTTCGTCGGCGTGGCCGGCGGCCGCAAAGACGTCGACCCCGGGGACGTCGTGGTCGCCGACGAGATCTACGATTACGAGTCCGGAAAGGACACCGCCAGCGAATTCCTTCCCCGCATCAAGACCAAGGCGCCGGCGCACCGGCTGATCGCACGCGCGAAAGCCCTGGCCCGGGACGATGCCTGGCAGCACCGCATCCTGCCCACCACCCCACAACCGCTGCCGAAGGCGGTGATCAAGCCGATCGCCGCGGGCAGCAAAGTGATCGCCGACCAGAACGCCGCCACCGCCCGCTACCTGGCCACCTACTGCGGGGACGCCGCCGCGGTGGAGATGGAGGGCTACGGGTTCCTGCACGGCGCCTACGTCAACGACACTGTCCAAGCCCTGGTCGTGCGCGGCATCTCCGATCTGCTTTCGGGCAAAACCGAGACCGCCGACGCACACTGGCAGCCCACCGCATCCTGCCACGCCGCCGCGTTCGCCTTCGAACTTCTCGCCCGCCACACCACACGGCCGACCCCGTCGCCAGGCGCGATCCCGCAACAACTGCTCGCGCCGCCGGCGCGGTTCGTCGGCCGCGCCGACCAGCTGGCGGAGCTCGACCGCGCCCTCACCACGCCCGAGGGCTCCTCGCCCGGAGCCGGTCCGGGCGGCGGCCCGACGGCGGTGATCTCCGCGATCGGCGGCACCGGCGGCATCGGCAAAACCTGGCTCGCCCTGACCTGGGCACACCGGCACCTGGAGCGGTTTCCCGACGGGCAGCTGTTCGTCGACCTGCACGGCTTCAGCCCCACCGGCGAACCGGTGCACCCGACGACGGCGGTGCGCGGGTTCCTCGACGCCCTGGGCGTCGAGGAACCCGCGCACCGCATCCCCATCGACCTCGACGCCCAGGCCGCGCTCTACCGCAGCAAGGTGGCCGGACGGCGGATGCTCATCGTGCTGGACAACGCCGCCACCAGCGACCAGGTCGCACCCCTGCTGCCCGGCTCGCCGTCCTGCACCGTGCTGGTCACCAGCCGGCACCGGCTGGCCTCACTGATCGACCGGCACGGCGCCCGCCACCTCTCCCTGGACGTCCTGACCCCCGAGGAGGCCCACGGCCTGCTGGCCGCCCGCCTGGGCGCCGACCGCGTCGCCGCCGAACCCGAGGCAGTGGACGAGCTGATCAAGCTGTGCGGGGGCCACCCGCTGGCGTTGTCGATCACCGCGCGCACCGCCGGCACCCGCCCCGACGTCGCGTTGGCCGAGGCCGCCGCCGAACTGCGCGACCTCGGCCTGGAGGCGCTCGACCACGACACCGACCCGGCCGCCAGCCTGCCCACCGTGCTGTCCTGGTCCCTGCGCTACCTCACCGACACCCAGCGCACCGTGTTCGCGCTGCTGGGCATCGCCCCCGGCCCCGACACCACCCCACCCGCCACCGCCGCCCTCACCGGCCTACCCGACCCCCTCGCCCGCCGGACCCTGAGCGGGCTGGAAAACGCCTCCCTACTGGAACGGCGGCAGGGCGGCCGCTACGCCATGCACGACCTGATCCGCCGCTACGCCACGGACACCGCCCACACCACCCTGCCCGAGCAGGCGCGGGAAGCAGCCCTGACCCGGGTAGGGGACTTCCACCTGCACACCGCCCACGCCGCCGACCGCCTCCTGGACCCCCATCGCGCGCTCGTGCGGATTGGGGCGCCCGCGCCCGGCGTGCACCCGCACCCGCTGCCCGACACCACCGCGGCACTAGTCTGGCTGGACGCCGAGCACGCCACCCTGCTGGCCACCCAGCGCACCGCCGCCACTCTCGGCCACCACCACACCGTCTGGCACCTGGCCTGGAACCTGGACACCTTCCACCAGCGGCGAGGACACCGGCACGACGCGGTCACCACGTGGCAGGCCGCACTGGACGCCACCGACCACCTCCCCGACCCCACCATCCGCAGCCGCACCCACCGGAACCTCGGCCGTGCCTGCTCCCTGCTGGGCCTGCACGAACAGGCCACCACCCACCTGGCGCAGGCCCTGGAACTGGCCCTGCGCCACCACGACCCCAACGAACAGGCCCACACCCACCGGATACTCGCGATAACCTGGGAACGACGGGGGGACGACCGACAGGCCCTGGAACACGCCCACCACGCCCTCGACTTCTACCGTGCCCTCGACCAGCCGGTGTGGGAAGCCTACGCGCTCAACGCAGCGGGCTGGCTCGCCGCGCGTCTGGGCCGGTTCGATACGGCCCGCGAGCACTGCCAGGCCGCCCTCACCCTGCACCGACACCACCACGATCCCAACGGCGAGGCGGATACCCTGGACAGCCTGGCTTACATCGCCCACCACACCGGCGACCACCACCAGGCCCTCGACCAATATCACCACGCCCTCACCCTGAACCGCGACCTCGGCTACGCCTCCCGAGTCGCCGGCAACCTCGAGAGCGTGGGCCATTCCCACGCCGCGCTCGGCCGGCACGAGCAGGCCCGCACGGTGTGGCGGGAGGCCCTGCAGCTGTACCGGGACCAAGGCCGCGACGCCGACGCCGAGCGCGTCCAACACCAACTCGACGACCTCGACCACACCTGA